In Arachis stenosperma cultivar V10309 chromosome 1, arast.V10309.gnm1.PFL2, whole genome shotgun sequence, one DNA window encodes the following:
- the LOC130942399 gene encoding uncharacterized protein LOC130942399, producing the protein MGGTRKQRERRLKPARERGSLALLPGELIQEILWRIPAKDVVELRCVCKSWKTLISSPQFSKAIIQRSYAHIAGCASRAAKVMDSISLLLASVSDGNATVNDISDGVKASMEVVNAPPLHAQRRTPARSCASAFHRCHRLSNRKKRHVKGACTPALSRSHRCLYSAVAANYSNIIDKIINPLDLCC; encoded by the exons ATGGGTGGTACTCGGAAGCAGAGGGAACGGCGCTTGAAGCCAGCGCGTGAGAGGGGCTCACTTGCCCTTCTTCCAGGCGAACTGATCCAGGAGATCCTGTGGAGGATTCCGGCGAAAGACGTGGTGGAACTTCGGTGCGTGTGTAAGTCATGGAAAACCCTAATTTCGTCGCCGCAATTTTCGAAGGCGATCATCCAGCGTTCCTACGCCCACATTGCCGGTTGCGCTTCCAGAGCCGCCAAAGTTATGGACTCAATCTCGTTGTTGCTCGCTTCTGTTTCTGACGGCAATGCTACGGTTAATGATATTTCGGATGGCGTGAAGGCAAGCATGGAAGTTGTCAACG CTCCGCCCCTGCATGCACAACGCCGTACCCCTGCTCGAAGTTGCGCCTCCGCCTTTCATCGGTGCCATAGATTGAGCAATAGGAAGAAGCGGCATGTCAAAGGTGCCTGTACACCAGCCCTGAGTCGGTCCCATCGCTGCCTATATTCCGCCGTCGCCGCCAACTATAGCAACATCATTGACAAG ATTATAAACCCACTTGATTTGTGTTGCTGA
- the LOC130970587 gene encoding mediator of RNA polymerase II transcription subunit 33A-like, translated as MELCGGMRPWGEVVVEVTKAAQKKETDAVLWAVEVYSNLKAAGESLPSLELAEVLVSYICWDNNVPILWKFLEKALLLNFVPPIFLLSLLSLRVIPCRRSQPAAYRLYLELLRRHAFQLKSHINTPNYPEIMKSIDDVLHLSQIFGTSQSEPGVLVVEFVFSIVWQLLDASLDDEGLLELTPEKKSRWGALYQEMEWDENYSNKKTEFHEQLQNANTLAAVEIIGKFMQDKVSSRILCLARRNLPAHWFSFVQRLQLLAANSSALRNSETLSPEALLQLTSDKYMVLTRECKTSSQQKFHAVMGFEYLSSSASLCHGASHSAIWIPLDLVLEDAMDGYQVSTTSGIEIISGLVRTLRAINGTSWHDTFLGLWLAALRLVQREREPIEGPMPRLDTRLCMLLGIIPIVIADLIEEEERTPVDETDTGPTDQWKEERVPGKCLNGLVSSLQVLSNYHSLLTPPQSVVAYANQAAAKAMLFVSGITPGSAYFDCLGMKEMPIDCSGNMHHLIVEACIARGLLDTSAYLWPGYVNGRINQLPQCMQAQVPGWASFMKGAPLTSVMANALVSSPASSLAELEKIFKVATGGSEDEKIFAASILCGASLIRGWNIQEHTVQFIIRLLSPSKPAENTEGYNHLINYARLINVVIVGIAPVDCVQIFSLHGLVPTLACSLMPICEVFGSCVPNVSWKLTSGEEISAHAVFSNAFILLLRLWRFDRPPLEHGIGDVPTVGSQLTPEYLLLVRNSHLMSASSVHKDRNRMIASLSSPNSVFVDSFPKLKAWYRQHQACIASTLSGLVHGTPFHQIVEGLLNMMTKKINRGNQNSITISGSSSSSGPGNDDASLRPKLPAWDILEAIPFVVDAALTACAHGRLSPRELAIGLKDLADFLPASLASIVSYFSAEVTRGVWKPVFMNGTDWPSPAANLLIVEEEIKKIVAATGVHVPSLAPGGSSPATLPLPLAAFVSLTITYKLDRAAERFLNLAGPALESLAASCPWPCMPIVGSLWTQKAKRWTDFLIFSASRTVFLHNTDAVVQLLKSCFTATLGMNSYPLSSNGGVGALLGHGFKSHLCGGICPVAPGILYLRVYRSVRDVVFLTEEILSILMHSVREIVSSGLPREKLEKLKATKGGTKYGQVSLAASMTQVKLAASLAASLVWLSGGLMLVQLLMKETLPSWFISVHRSQMEEKSDGMVAMLGGYALAYFAVLCGAFAWGVDSSSSASKRRPHILGIHMEFLASALDGKISLGCDSATWRAYVSGFVSLMIGCTPIWVLEVDVDVLKRLSNGLRQLYEEELALALLGCGGIGTMSIAAELIIDSEI; from the exons GATCATGAAATCTATTGATGATGTTCTTCATCTTTCGCAAATATTTGGAACTTCACAAAGTGAGCCTGGAGTTCTCGTGGTTGAATTTGTTTTCTCGATTGTTTGGCAGCTGCTTGATGCATCGTTGGATGACGAGGGATTGCTGGAACTCACTCCTGAAAAGAAGTCCAGATGGGGAGCACTGTACCAAGAAATGGAATGGGATGAAAATTATAGCAATAAGAAGACTGAGTTTCATGAACAGTTGCAAAATGCAAATACTCTTGCGGCTGTTGAGATTATTGGGAAATTTATGCAGGACAAAGTATCTTCAAGGATTCTTTGCTTGGCTCGTCGTAACTT GCCTGCACACTGGTTTAGCTTTGTTCAGCGTCTGCAGCTCCTGGCAGCAAATTCATCAGCATTGAGGAATTCAGAAACTTTGAGTCCTGAAGCACTTCTGCAATTGACTTCAGATAAGTATATGGTGTTGACTAGAGAATGCAAAACAAGTTCACAGCAAAAGTTCCATGCAGTCATGGGTTTTGAATATCTTTCTTCCTCTGCTTCACTCTGCCATGGTGCTAGTCATTCTGCTATTTGGATTCCTCTTGATCTGGTACTGGAAGATGCCATGGATGGCTATCAAGTTAGCACAACAAGTGGTATCGAAATAATTAGTG GTTTGGTACGGACACTACGAGCAATAAATGGCACGTCTTGGCATGACACATTTTTAGGTCTTTGGTTAGCAGCTCTTCGTCTTGTGCAGAGG GAAAGGGAGCCTATTGAGGGTCCTATGCCTCGTCTTGATACTCGCTTATGCATGCTCTTGGGTATTATACCTATTGTAATTGCTGATCTTATTGAGGAGGAGGAAAGGACACCAGTTGATGAAACAGACACTGGACCTACCGACCAATGGAAAGAGGAAAGAGTACCAGGAAAGTGTCTCAATGGTTTAGTATCAAGTCTACAGGTTTTAAGCAATTATCATAGCTTGCTCACTCCACCTCAATCTGTTGTTGCTTATGCTAACCAAGCTGCTGCAAAAGCAATGCTATTTGTTTCTGGAATCACACCAGGAAGTGCATATTTTGATTGCCTTGGGATGAAGGAGATGCCTATTGACTGTT CTGGAAACATGCATCATCTGATAGTTGAGGCATGCATTGCTCGCGGCCTACTCGACACATCTGCATATTTATGGCCAGGTTATGTGAATGGACGAATCAATCAATTGCCTCAGTGCATGCAAGCTCAAGTACCTGGGTGGGCATCATTTATGAAGGGAGCACCTCTTACCTCAGTGATGGCAAATGCTCTGGTTTCAAGTCCTGCTTCAAG CTTAGCAGAATTGGAGAAAATATTCAAAGTTGCAACCGGaggatcagaagatgaaaagaTATTTGCTGCTTCCATTCTTTGCGGGGCTTCACTAATTCGGGGATGGAATATACAG GAACACACTGTTCAGTTTATCATCAGGTTATTATCTCCATCAAAGCCAGCTGAGAACACTGAAGGATATAATCATTTGATTAATTATGCTCGGCTGATAAACGTAGTAATAGTTGGAATTGCACCTGTTGATTGTGTTCAAATATTTTCACTACATGGCTTG GTTCCAACGCTTGCATGTTCCTTGATGCCAATCTGTGAAGTTTTTGGGTCTTGTGTCCCTAATGTCTCATGGAAACTAACATCAGGGGAAGAAATATCTGCTCATGCTGTGTTTTCCAATGCATTCATTCTTCTTTTGAGACTGTGGAGGTTTGATCGTCCTCCTCTTGAACATGGAATTGGAGATGTACCAACTGTTGGTTCTCAATTAACTCCTGAATACCTATTATTGGTACGAAATTCCCACTTAATGTCGGCCAGTAGTGTCCACAAAGATAGAAATCGAATGATTGCAAGTTTATCATCACCAAATTCTGTATTTGTTGACTCTTTTCCTAAATTGAAAGCCTGGTATCGGCAGCATCAAGCGTGTATAGCTTCGACACTCTCGGGTCTTGTCCATGGAACCCCTTTCCATCAGATTGTTGAAGGGCTACTTAACATGATGACCAAAAAGATTAATAGAGGAAAtcagaattcaattacaatATCCGGAAGCAGTAGCTCTTCTGGACCTGGGAATGATGATGCCTCTTTAAGGCCAAAATTGCCTGCTTGGGATATTCTGGAAGCAATTCCCTTTGTAGTTGATGCTGCTCTCACTGCGTGTGCACATGGAAGATTATCTCCACGTGAGTTAGCAATAG GGCTTAAAGATTTAGCTGATTTTCTTCCTGCATCTCTGGCCTCCATAGTAAGTTACTTCTCTGCAGAAGTAACTCGTGGCGTTTGGAAACCTGTATTTATGAATGGAACAGATTGGCCAAGTCCTGCTGCAAATCTACTGATTGTTGAGGAAGAGATCAAGAAAATTGTAGCTGCAACTGGTGTTCATGTGCCGAGTCTAGCTCCAG GAGGAAGCTCTCCTGCCACGCTTCCATTGCCCTTGGCTGCCTTTGTGAGCCTTACTATTACCTACAAACTAGACAGAGCTGCGGAGCGTTTTCTTAATTTAGCTGGTCCAGCACTCGAGTCCCTTGCTGCAAGTTGTCCATGGCCTTGCATGCCAATTGTGGGTTCCTTGTGGACACAAAAGGCAAAACGTTGGACTGACTTCCTTATCTTCTCAGCATCAAGAACGGTTTTCCTCCACAACACTGACGCAGTTGTCCAACTCCTTAAAAGCTGCTTCACAGCCACCCTTGGTATGAACAGCTATCCTTTATCATCCAATGGTGGTGTTGGAGCTCTCCTTGGCCATGGATTTAAATCCCATTTATGTGGAGGGATTTGCCCTGTAGCTCCCGGAATTCTCTATCTACGTGTCTATCGATCAGTTAGAGATGTCGTGTTCCTGACTGAAGAGATTCTCTCAATCTTGATGCACTCGGTGAGGGAAATTGTATCCAGTGGCCTTCCAAGggaaaaattggaaaagttGAAAGCAACCAAAGGTGGCACAAAATATGGACAGGTTTCACTTGCTGCATCGATGACCCAGGTGAAGCTTGCAGCTTCCCTAGCAGCTTCTCTAGTGTGGTTATCAGGAGGGTTAATGCTGGTTCAACTACTAATGAAAGAAACTCTTCCTTCATGGTTTATATCTGTTCACCGATCTCAGATGGAAGAGAAATCAGATGGAATGGTTGCAATGCTTGGTGGATATGCACTTGCTTACTTTGCAGTACTCTGCGGGGCTTTTGCCTGGGGGGTTGATTCATCTTCATCTGCTTCAAAGCGACGTCCACACATATTAGGCATCCACATGGAGTTTCTCGCAAGTGCACTAGATGGTAAGATATCGCTCGGGTGTGATTCGGCTACTTGGCGAGCCTATGTGTCTGGGTTTGTGAGCCTGATGATCGGTTGCACGCCAATTTGGGTGCTAGAAGTGGATGTAGATGTGTTAAAGAGACTAAGCAATGGGCTGAGGCAACTGTATGAGGAAGAACTTGCTCTTGCCTTATTGGGTTGTGGTGGGATTGGGACAATGAGCATTGCAGCAGAGCTTATCATTGACAGTGAAATCTGA